In Phyllostomus discolor isolate MPI-MPIP mPhyDis1 chromosome 2, mPhyDis1.pri.v3, whole genome shotgun sequence, the following are encoded in one genomic region:
- the PRMT2 gene encoding protein arginine N-methyltransferase 2, translated as MATSGDCPGSESQEGEEPVGHCEEHLAEGVQPEEFVAIADYSATDETQLSFLRGEKILILRQTTADWWWGERAGCCGYIPANHLGKDLEECDPEDTWQDEEYFGSYGTLKLHLEMLTDQPRTTKYHHVILQNRESLKDKVILDVGCGTGIISLFCAHYAQPRAVYAVEASEMAQHTGQLVMQNGFADVITVFQQKVEDVVLPEKVDVLVSEWMGTCLLFEFMIESILYARDAWLKEGGVIWPTTAALHLVPCSADKDYRSKVLFWDNAYEFNLSALKSLAIKEFFSKPKYNHILKPEDCLSEPCTILQLDMRTVQIADLETMKGELCFDIKKAGTLHGFTAWFSVRFQNLEEDEPQLVLSTGPFHPTTHWKQVLFMMDEPVPVYMGDVLTGSVVLQRNPVWRRHMSVALSWSVTSGQDPASQRVGEKVFPIWR; from the exons gagggagaggagccCGTGGGACACTGTGAAGAGCACCTCGCAGAGGGGGTGCAGCCGGAGGAGTTTGTGGCCATCGCAGACTATTCTGCCACCGATGAGACGCAG cTCAGTTTTCTGAGAGGAGAGAAAATCCTCATCCTGAGACAAACCACCGCTGACTGGTGGTGGGGTGAGCGTGCCGGCTGCTGTGGGTACATCCCAGCGAACCACCTGGGCAAGGACCTAGAGGAGTGTGACCCTGAGGACACGTGGCAGGACGAAGAGTACTTCGGCAGCTATGGAACCCTG AAACTTCATTTGGAGATGCTGACAGACCAGCCACGCACAACTAAATACCACCACGTAATCCTGCAGAACAGGGAGTCCCTCAAAGACAAAGTAATTCTGGATGTCGGCTGCGGGACCGGGATCATCAGCCTCTTTTGTGCGCATTATGCACAGCCCAGAGCG GTGTACGCGGTGGAGGCCAGCGAGATGGCCCAGCACACAGGGCAGCTGGTCATGCAGAATGGCTTCGCTGACGTCATCACCGTGTTCCAGCAGAAGGTGGAGGACGTGGTGTTGCCGGAGAAGGTGGACGTGCTGGTGTCCGAGTGGATGGGGACCTGCCTGCTG TTTGAGTTCATGATCGAGTCCATCCTGTACGCCCGGGACGCGTGGCTGAAGGAGGGCGGGGTCATCTGGCCGACCACGGCGGCGCTGCACCTGGTGCCCTGCAGCGCCGACAAGGACTACCGCAGCAAGGTTCTCTTCTGGGACAACGCCTACGAGTTCAACCTCAGCGCTCTCAA ATCTTTAGCAATTAAGGAGTTTTTTTCCAAGCCCAAGTATAACCACATTTTGAAACCAGAAGACTGTCTCTCTGAACCGTGCACTATATTACAGCTGGACATGAGGACGGTGCAGATCGCTGACCTGGAG ACAATGAAGGGTGAACTGTGCTTTGATATCAAGAAAGCTGGCACTCTGCACGGATTCACCGCCTGGTTCAGCGTCCGCTTTCAGAACCTGGAGGAGGACGAGCCGCAGCTGGTGCTGAGCACAGGACCGTTCCACCC CACCACCCACTGGAAGCAGGTGCTGTTTATGATGGACGAGCCCGTCCCCGTCTACATGGGGGACGTCCTCACAGGCTCGGTCGTGCTGCAGAGAAACCCAGTGTGGAGGAGGCACATGTCCGTCGCTCTGAGCTGGTCTGTCACTTCTGGACAAGACCCTGCGTCGCAGAGA GTTGGAGAAAAAGTCTTTCCGATCTGGAGATGA